Proteins encoded in a region of the Acidobacteriota bacterium genome:
- a CDS encoding asparaginase gives MASKVLAKVFRGDVVESVHRGHYVIIDGEGREIASEGSPKTVTFIRSAAKPFQVLPCLTSGAADAAGFSEEEIALASASHSGEARHVRIAQLMLERIGLSEIHLRCGTHLPFYDKEAERMQRAGEYPTELHNNCSGKHAAMLALAKHIGADITSYDSPENPVQAEILKAVAAITEVPAAKIKTAIDGCAAPNFALPLVAMARGFMNLISPPDHFSRDLKAACGRVVSAMVKNPELIGGTDRLDTMLMQAAEGRIISKVGAEGLWLCGVLPSEAYPTGLAIGLKVEDGDDRRARPVASAAILKQLGLITPEALPDLSPMPIKNRRGDEVGRIIACVAL, from the coding sequence ATGGCTTCAAAGGTTCTGGCAAAGGTCTTTCGCGGCGATGTGGTGGAATCGGTCCATCGCGGCCACTACGTGATCATCGATGGCGAAGGCCGCGAGATCGCCTCCGAAGGCAGCCCCAAAACGGTCACGTTCATCCGCTCGGCGGCCAAGCCTTTTCAGGTCTTGCCGTGCCTTACGAGCGGTGCCGCGGACGCCGCTGGCTTCTCGGAAGAGGAGATCGCACTCGCCTCAGCCTCGCACTCCGGCGAGGCTCGCCACGTCCGCATCGCACAGCTAATGCTTGAGCGGATCGGCCTTTCGGAGATACATCTTCGCTGCGGAACGCACCTGCCCTTTTACGACAAAGAGGCCGAGCGGATGCAGCGGGCCGGCGAATATCCGACCGAGCTTCACAACAATTGCTCCGGCAAGCACGCTGCGATGCTCGCCCTCGCCAAGCACATCGGGGCCGACATCACGAGCTACGATTCGCCGGAGAATCCGGTTCAAGCGGAGATACTGAAGGCCGTCGCAGCGATCACCGAAGTCCCGGCAGCGAAGATCAAGACCGCCATCGATGGCTGCGCCGCACCAAACTTTGCCCTGCCGCTTGTCGCGATGGCCCGCGGCTTTATGAACCTCATCTCGCCGCCCGACCATTTCTCTCGCGACCTCAAGGCCGCCTGCGGAAGGGTCGTCTCGGCGATGGTGAAAAACCCCGAGCTGATCGGCGGCACCGACCGGCTCGACACCATGCTGATGCAAGCTGCCGAAGGCCGCATCATCTCAAAGGTCGGCGCCGAGGGCCTTTGGCTCTGCGGTGTCCTGCCAAGCGAAGCATACCCAACAGGGCTCGCCATCGGGCTCAAGGTCGAGGACGGCGACGACCGCCGTGCCCGTCCCGTCGCCTCCGCCGCCATCCTAAAACAACTCGGCCTCATCACCCCCGAAGCCCTCCCCGACCTCTCGCCAATGCCCATAAAAAACCGCCGCGGCGACGAAGTCGGAAGGATCATCGCTTGTGTGGCATTATGA